The Brassica oleracea var. oleracea cultivar TO1000 chromosome C6, BOL, whole genome shotgun sequence genomic interval TAAGTCACTTTGGAAACCAACACATAACCACCACAATAATTTATGTCAAATATTAATTACTTGGTTTGGCCAGGGCTCTTTGCGTTCGACCGAGCAAGGTGAGATGGTTCAAGCCAAGTTTGGTATACCACAAACAGCTGTTAGACAACTAGAGATATACACAACCGCGGTTCTACTTGCTACCTTAAAGCCTCCTCAACCGCCTCGTGAGAAAAAATGGAGAAATCTTATGGAAGAAATCTCAACAATCAGTTCCCAAAACTACAAAGGCACAGTCTATGAAAACCCAGAGTTTATCTCATATTTTCATGAGGCAACACCACAAGCCGAGCTCGGTTACCTCAACATAGGAAGCCGACCAGCTCGAAGAAAGAGCTCTACTGGCATAGGACATCTCAGAGCTATCCCTTGGGTCTTTGCTTGGACACAAACAAGGTTTGTTCTACCAGCTTGGCTCGGTGTAGGAGCTGGTCTAAAGGGTGTCTCTGAGAAGGGTTACGCAGACGATATTCAGGAGATGTATAAAGAGTGGCCGTTTTTTCAGTCAACTATTGACCTTATAGAGATGGTGTTAGCTAAAGCAGACATCCCCATTACAAAACTCTATGACGAACAACTTGTCTCTGAGAACAGAAGAGGACTTGGTGATATGCTGAGGAAAGAATTGATGACTACTGAAAAGTATGTGCTTGTGATAACTGGCCGCGAGAAACTCTTGGAGAGCAACAAGAGCTTGAAGAAACTCATAGAGAGTAGACTTCCGTATCTTAACGCTATGAACATGTTGCAAGTTGAAGTACTTAAGAGGCTAAGACGCGATGAAGATAACAATAAGCTTAGGGATGCTTTGCTAATCACAATCAATGGTATCGCTGCAGGAATGAGAAACACTGGTTAAGAAACCAGCACAACACACTAAACGGAGATTTACAATAATCTATTATTTGGTTTCTTTTGGTTTGTTCTTTTGTTTCTTGTTCTTGTTGAACAACAAGGTAATCGTACAGAAGAGAGCGTCGGGGATTTTAATTTATCATTGGACTAATTCCACAGTTTATATAGTTGTAATCTTTTGGGCTCAATGGACTTTGCGGCGGAATTATTGAAATAATAGGTAAACATAGAACAAAATATTGCAATGTCTCTATATCCACATATTCCATTTCCTCTATACAACCTGTGATTCAAAATGTGCATGCATGCGTCATTTAGGTGAAATGAGTATCCATGATGGATTAGTACAGAAATAAAATATGTTGTCATATTTCACGCATACTTCAATGCGATAGAACTGAAATAACGTTAAATCTGTTTACAAACTGAAAGAACGTTTTAAACATGTTTAAAATGGTAACATAACAGAATTTTTTTTTTTTTACGATTTCTAAATTAAATTTTGATTTTACAACTTCTAAATTAATTTTTTTTTTTTTGAAAAAGGGCATATCTAAATTAAAATTTTAAATTGTTTCTATTTTATTTAATATTATGTTTTTGACACATCTGATGATCTTTTTACTACTGTTTTCTAATTTGGTTTTGAAAAATCAGCAGAAACTACTTGATCATTATCCTTCTCGGATGTTAACATCGTTATTTGATTTATATGTAAATCGATATAAAGGAAAAATCTTCTGAACAGTAAGATTTGAGAACAACTTTTCATGTATAAATTAAATCCACTGCCAACTTATGGTGTAAGGACAGCCTCATTGGCGAAAACCTGCCTAGTTTCTAAGAAAATAAAAGAATTAATATTTTAATAAAACTTTTACATTTTAATTTTCTTTAAGTACCAAATTTAATAAACACACGACAGCTGTAGAACTTAGTATCTAAGAACACCTCCAACAGGGTTCTTAGTATATGTGTTATGTATATATATATGTATGTATATATTATATATGTATAAGTAATTGTGGGATCCATAATTTTTGTGGAACCCAATAAAAATCCCTAAAAACCTTTAAATATGGTTTTTCACAATAATTGTGGACTCCACAATTATTTACATATATATAATATATACATATATATATATACATAATACATATATTAAAAACCTCAATAGGAAGAATCCCTGTTGGAGATGGTCTAAACACCTGTATGCAGACGACTCCTCATTCTCTCACCTTTTTCAGATTATTTTTATTTATTTTAATAGAACATACTTTCTTTAGATCTCTCTTTAAAGGCACCCGCAATGGTGTTACTCTTAATTGAGTCCTTAGCAATATAAAACTTTTTTTTTTGAATAGTTAAGGATCATCGTACTTTTGTTATGTCCAATGGTGTAATTCAATTTGAAGTCCTTAGGAATAAAAAAATAATTTCTTTTTTTTTTAAAGTGAAAAATTTATTTTTATTTATTCCATGATTAAATAAAAAGATACAATATTTATTATTTTTCAATCACCAAATTTGTTCTAAATATTTTCAATTAAATCATTTTTCAATCGTTGATGTAAACGCTTATCGTGAACATCTTCCCGAATGCCGTTTTATATAATACAAAGCAATAGTCATACACAACTATAACTAGGAAATAGTAGTATCGTACCTTATTATACGGACACTCTCGAGGTTTTAGACACTCGCTTTTACTTCTTTGAAGCTCTTCCTGTAACAACATGAGATCAAACAGTCACAATTTTTTAACAAAAATGCATAAAGACCAACCCAAAAGCACAAGAGAGTAACTTACGAGACAGATACATGACCGCCAAACCTAAAAAAACTACTGCAGAGACCACTAGACAAACTTCCATTGCAAAGGCATTTGTAATAAGCCCCAATTTCTTCTTTAGATAACTCACAGACAGTCTTCTGTAGCTTTACCAGCTTCTGCTCACACTCAAAACCTTGATCCTTAAGATGCCTAAGTTGTGTCTGAAACTCACGCACCTCCTCCGTAATAGCCACGTCCCACCATTTCCAAATGTGGCAGTCCCCATCATCGACATTTGGGCAGGTGAAGTACCTTCTCCCTGGATCTTTAGCCATGGAAGATATTGCACCAACAGGGTCACCACCACAGTAGCATATCCTCGGGATTCCTTCGTCACACTCGGGTTGAGGTTGGTACTGAAGCGGCTCAGCAATATGGTAGTTACTCTCAGCTTCATCCCCGTACAGTTCAGCTTCAGCTTGAATAAGTGAGGTTATGTCGTACTCATCTGATGAAGAAGGCTGGCTGTATGAATAATCTTGTCCCATTCTTCGTAAACCTGAAATAAATCATGTAACCGAAATCAATTGAAACAAGCATTTGAATGAACATATAATCTACATGACTCTTAAGTACATTCAACTTCTTTGAAACCAATAAGTACAAAACGCTAACAACAAGTGCTAAAATGGGATTGAAAACCAAAATCGTTATCAAAGCCTAACTACAAACTACCTTAAACCCCAAATCGAGTGGAAAAAAAATATTTGAATGAACATATAATCTACATGACTCTTAAGTACATTCAACTTCTTTGAAACCAATAAGTACAAAACGCTAACAACAAGTGCTAAAATGGGATTGAAAACCAAAATCGTTATCAAAGCCTAACTACAAACGACCTTAAACCCCAAATCGACTGGAAAAAAAATTCTTTGAAACCCTAATTTCAAAAAAAAAAATGAATCGACAACATCGAACCTAATCCTAATCCATAAATCTGCAAGAGAATCGGAAGATTTACCTTGGTCTCGGGACGGATCGAAATCGCCACAAATCGCCTTTCGTCGAGAGCTATTTTTTTTTCTCGGCTTCGGTCGCAAATGTTTTAATTTTTTTTTTGATAGAGCAAAGACGAAAACCGACCGGACCACTCAGGTTATGACACGTCGCTAAGGATCAAGTCCGTTTAATCCTTAGTTACAGACTAATCCTTCCCTTTCTCGGCTCGTATATTATTTTTATAATGCGACGGACTCGCTAAGGATCACGCACGGATCCCCGTTGCGGATGGTCTAAGTAATTTTAGTTTCCTATAATTCTCTCTCATTGCCAATTGCTTTTTACTCTCTTTTTTTCCATAGAACATTGAAGTCTGAATCCTAGCCTACTAGCCTTTACATACCTGAAAGAAAAAGAGAAATACAAGGCATGAATCCCGGGAGAGCATATTCTTTAGAATATTATTATTTGCTTGTGTGGTGCATTTCTTTTGTCAACGATTGTGAGAGGGTATAGGCATGTGCAAACCGAACCGATGTTTTTCAGTTGTCGATTTTGATTCAGCTACTTGGGTTTAACTTATAGGCAGACAACTGAAATTGATTTGGGTGGGTATTTTCATTTTCTAATTTTACTATCGATACATGTATATATATTAATTTATACAAAAATGTATATAAAATTTCATATGAAGAACGCAAATATCCAAAGCTGAGAGTATGGATCAGAATGGCAACATGCAGAATAACCGCGGTGTAGTTTTAATAATAAGAAAAACATATAAATACAAAAATATATATATAAAAAATTGTTACTATTAATTAAGGTGCGGTTTTAGTCTTTGGTTTCAAAAAAATAGTTACTACGAAAGAAGCTTTCAAATGTGTCTGGCCACAAGGGCTAGCATCATTTTAGTCTTTGGTTTCAATTTTTTTTCTTTGAGAAAGGACATTCTAAGTTACATTTGTCAAATGGTTGAAGGTCACGGAGAAGAAGATGGAGGAGGAAGAAGGAAAGATTAGTCACTCCATGCCTGATTACTAATCATCTTATTAATTGTGGTTTAACCACTTCCTCTTTATCCGTGGGACCACTGAATTGATTTTCTCATTTTGAAAGTAATTGTAAAAAAGATACAAGAATTAGCTAGAGAAATATCATTTGGACTTTGGTTCCTTTATGTGTGTGAGCTGTTTGGCTCGCGGTTAAGTGGGTATAATTGGATCTTGGATCTCAATCGGATGAGGAATCGTTGACATCGGTATATTCTCTCCGAGTAGAAGAAGGAAAAGCTTCGATGATAGCTGTGCTTCTAGTCGGGAGCTCTGCATGTTTTGAGTTCCGGCGAAGCTAAGGGCAAAAGTGTGGTGTTTCTCCGCCGCCTGTCCAAAGTGTTTGGTGGTGCAAAGTCGGAGATGATCTCACGTGGTCGATGAACTCTCCGGCGTGAAGACTTGGCTGCGGAGAACAACTACGGAGGTGTGGAGGCTCTGCAGGTTAGGAGCTCCGCCGAAAAATGGTGTCGGTGGCCGTCTCGATTCGGCGCGACTAGGGCGAACTGCCCGCGTTTGTGTTTTGGGCCGGTTGGGCCGTGCTTTCCCTTTTGGCTTCGGCCTGTTCGTTGTAATTGCCCGGTTTGTATTAATGGCTTTTGTTTCAGTATGCTTGCACTTGGGCTTCGGCCATGGGTTTGGCCCGTTTCTTTTTTAATAAAATTATCGACGGAAAAAAAAAATAATAATTAAGGTGCGGTTCGAAACCTAAATGTCAAAATAGATTTGTTCAAAAAAAAATTTTTAAAAAAAAAAAAAAAAAAAAGACAATAGTGAGCTAACATGCACTGATACACGAGCACTTTTTGTAACTGTTCACGAGCACACATTGATAAGCACTGCTTTACCTTTACTTTGATTGATTTACTGCCTCCAAATGATTGAATTCACTGTTCACGAGCACATAGTGACATTGAAGTTTGTGTTTGCTATGCAACCACAACAGTCATGTAAAGTATGTGTGTGTATATATGAATACTTTTTTTAATCATATATTCATATATATATATGTGTGTATATATGAATATATGATTAAAAAAGTATGTGATTATATATATATATATATATATATATATATATATATATTAAAAATTGTACTCTTGTTATACAATTTCTGTGACATTTTGACAAGAGTGTATGTAACTAGATAGCTAAATTTTACCTTTTTATTTTCAAAATCATAAATAAATTCCTTCATTATCCAGGTGTGTTTTTAAGAACTTTATGAAATATACAATTATTTAAACAAAATATTCTAATTTTAAAAACTTTAATTATGCACTATTTGCATACCACAAGTTCATAAAATAATATTTTGACATGAACTCGTGATATAAAATAATATAAAAATAAAAGTATTTTCATAAAACATTTATTTATTATAAGAACTTATTTAGCATACGCTCAAATTTATCATATGATCTTATGTATTATAAGCTCTTGTTCACATATAAATAATAACTAAACAAGAGCCTATTTATCATAAGATGTTTTCTAGTTTAAAAAAAAAACTAAAACTATGTTTTTGGCATCTTTTACAACAATAACTAAAGAAAGGAGTTGGCTTCATCTTTCCTTAAAGTAAAAGTGCTACTCTACAAAAAGATCAACTAGTGTATTAGAAACTTCAGTTGAAAATATTGAACCCAATTTTGTTGGTTAGTTGGTCATCTTGTATCTTTAAAAAAAAAAACTAATGTACGTATTAGAAACTTCAGTTGAAAATATTTGCAGAAACTAGAAATTATGTGACTATACTCAATTGACAAACTAATGGTTCCCAATAAATTAGTTTGTAGCTTCGTTTAAATCACATAATGAGGTAAATTAACTGAAAATATGGGCTTTAAGTTCGCTGAAATAAAAGGAGTTAAAATTGATGGTCCCTGATCTAGTTATTATCATCTGAAAATAAACGGGTTTATATGGTCAGTCCGTTTAGGCACATATTTAACATGTATATATTATTCATATTCGTGATAATGTTTAGGAAATTAAAAAGACAAAAAATCAGCGGATTACTTATGTACTATGGCAATGATTAATTGCATTTCATGCATCTCTGTAGTCATTTCGGGTGATTCTGAAAGATGTCTATCATAATAGCACCCGCATTGCAGGTCTCTTCCAATATTTCTCAGCAACTAAAAATAATAAAATAATCAAAAGTAAAAAAAGAGAATGACAAAAAAAGGGAAAAAGTTCAGAGACGATTCGTGGAGAAGGTACTCCCTATTTTCATCCGAGACGAAAGTGATATTAGTTTACTTTTATTTTTAATTTATAGTTTAATTAATAAATGAAAAGTATAATATTAAATTGGTGAGAAACTATTATGTGTCTTCACACATGCTCTAAGGAAATGCTTCTGAACCGGAAACCGAACATACTTTGTTAATAAGCTTAATTGGTTATAATGCTAGAACGTAACATCAGACATATTCAAGCCTCGTAAATCCAACCACAATACAACTATATACACGAGTAAGTGTAAACCTTTAAAAAAAATAGCGAGAAAAAAGTTAGTGAGAGGTGAGAGACTTTCTCTCTCGGTTCTCTCCCCCTCGACCTCTTCTCTCGGCGTCTCTCATAACTTCCGTCACGGTGGCCAGCGGTGCTTTCTCAACCGTCGGTCGCCACCCCAGCTAGCGTTCCGTTCACTGTCTCCCCTCATGTAGCCAATCATCCAACCTGCCTCTTCCTTGCTTCAATCCATCTGGATTCCGTCAAATAGCGGTCGGATTTGACGGCTCTAAACAGAAGTTGAGTTGTTCTTGTCTTCTCTGGAGGATCGCGAAGATGTAGTTGGGCCTCTTACCTGCAGAAAGCGTCGATTTGAGGTAGATCTAGATCTAGGGTTGTTGGAACTGTGGGTCAGATCCGACTCGGAGGGCTCCGCCAGACAGCAGAGCGTCGCTGCCTCTGCCTCTCTGGTTTGTCCTCCTCCTCTTGTCTCCACCTCTTCCTCTGTCGATTGCTCATCCAGAACTTCCCCATCTTGATCTTCGGATCTACGATGAAAAGACGAGATGAGGCTCTCGTCGGGGACTTCTTTTCCTTATGATTCCTTAGTTCAAAATCTCGATGGCTTTGTCGTTTGTGTTGTTGGAGCTGCGGTTCCTCTGTTCTTCATATTTCCAGAAGGAAGCCGTCCGTTGATGTTCCAGCCTCGTCCTTGCTCTGAAGCTAGAATCTTTTCAGTTGATGCTCGTGTGAAGGGACCGGAGAAGAGAGCCATGAACCTCTGCTTGTTTCCGCCTGCATCACTCCGCACTTATCTGCTAGCTTCTCTTAGGGTCTCATGGAACCGACGGATTTGGATTCTGGAGCTGTTTCAGCGTCTGGAGTAGACCTCATTGGTGCTAGCCGGACCAGGACATAGTCAACCCTGCTTCGCCGTCGCATCCTTCGAAGTCGTCTTCGGGATGAGCCTCGGTTCCTAGGCTCATTCTCCGGCTGATTGCTCTAATGTTTGTGGCTCTTTGTGCAGGTTCCGGCATAGAGATTCAGCCTTGAACTACTGGATTGACATTTGAGTTTTGGTTTCATGTTTTAGCTAAGCTTTAATCACTCCTTAGGAGATGGTTAAACCTTTTTTCTCCGTGAAAGTCTTTTTTATGTTTCTTTGGGGGCTTTCTAAGAGCCTTGCTTTATTTAGCTAATCCTAGATACATAAGGTTTGATCTTCAAGCTCTGAATGTATCTCTTGTATCATTATCTTTGGTAATGAAATTCACATACTTATCAAAAAAAAAAAAAAAAAAAACAANNNNNNNNNNNNNNNNNNNNNNNNNNNNNNNNNNNNNNNNNNNNNNNNNNNNNNNNNNNNNNNNNNNNNNNNNNNNNNNNNNNNNNNNNNNNNNNNNNNNNNNNNNNNNNNNNNNNNNNNNNNNNNNNNNNNNNNNNNNNNNAAAAAAAAAAAAAAAAAAAAAACTATATACACAAACTTTGACAAATTTGATAGAGTATCTGAAGGAGTTTCGAAGTTGCTACTTGCACACAGAATCACACATAGTTCCAAACGCACTTCAAAAGCTTTTAACTTGAAGTTTTTCACCTTAAATTGTGGCTTTGAAAAACATTTTACAACCTCAGTTTTCACCGGAATAGGCACTGTTACATCTTCCGGTCCCGTAAAAGCTTTACACTGGATAGCAATATGATTAGGAAAAGGTTGATTTCATCGGATTTGGATCTGGACAGAGTGTGCCTCTCATGAAGAAGGCGAACGATGCACAAATTGTCTCTTTGGTGGAGCAGTGTGGAAGTGGTCTCTCTTAAACCCAACAAGAGAGGGTTTGATAGGTTTTCACCAATACATCGACGGACAAAGAAATGAGCTTAACAAGAATAGAAGAAAACATATATAGAAGCAGAGGTCATTCAAAGCCTTCCAATACCAACATTACTATGCCGGAATCAGCCAGATTTGATGAACCACCACTGAACTGCTTGTCATCATGACTTTATCGAGCTTGGAATAAGGGAGCACAAGCCAATATATATTAAGAGAGGTGAATAGTATATGTAGTGCAGAAATACGGAACTCAAGAGCTTCACACATGGCCATACTCATAGCGAATGATGAATACCAGAGCTCAAAAAGTAGGCACATAATACCAGTCGTCGAGTTTTCAGATCCGACAGCGAGGTAAATCGTGGAACCTCACATACACATGTTTTCATAAACATATATTGAACAAGCATATAGGTCATGTTCATACCAAATACAATCCAAATGAGTAAATCCCCGAAGGGAGAGAAATCATATTCTAGAAGGAAAAGGAGATTATATATCATTGAGCTTTCAAATATGGATTGGAGTTGAGAAGTGGATCAAACTTGTCTTCCTTAACTTGTTGACCTGCTGGTTGAACTATTTTTTATTCAAAAATCTAATCCCCATAAACCATAATGAAAATAATTTAAATCTGTATCTGTCCCGTCAAAATATACGAATAATCCGTAGAATCCACATATAGTATTAATTACAATAAAATAAATATTTAATTATATACTAATTATCCTTTAAAAATAACATACATTAGATATTTAAAATTAAATTAATATAAATATTTTTATATATTTTTATGAAATTATATTATTATTTTATAAAAATCTTCTTTTTAATTTATGGATTAGTGAGTATCTGCAATTCAAATTCAGCCAACATGTATCTTGCATCCACAATAGTTCAACCCGCAAGTAGACAAGTTAGCAGGACAAGTTTGACCTACGGAATAATGATTCATATTCAATTGATCCACACCGGCTTTGCAACGGATCAAATAGTGCTGAACCTACAGAATAATGACTCATATTCTTAGAACTAATCTCGATGCCCAATAAAACGTGGAAATCCACATATACAAGTCATCAAAGCTAAAACTGAATCAAGGATAGTCATGAAAACCGGAAAGGGATTGCTAATGCAAAAACAAGATCCAGAGGACATGGATGCGGCACTGAAAACAGGAAGCAAAAATCTCAAAAGAAACCCAGAGATCAAAACCTCTAGATATCCATAAAAACATGGCAGAAGAGGAAGAACAAAAAATAAGAGAAGTACAAGAAGTAGAAAAATAATAAAAGTGGAGATAGCAGCGAGCTGTGGAACTGCCGGCGTCCAAGAGCATGGTTCATTTGGTTAAACGTGTCTAAGAGGTTTCAAGCGCAAATAAAACCCCGTTAGTTTGAGAGATTTACCGGCTTGAGAAAATGCTTCAAACAAAAACTTTACGAAATGCTCCAAACCGGATGTGTGTATTTTGGTGACAAAAGTATTTAATTTAAACTAACATCCGTTTAATTATAATTTATATATTAGGTTTTATATTAAATTTCTTTTTCAGTTATCTAAGAAAATAAGAAATGCAATAAACTCCAGAATTGCCTTAGAATTCAGCGAATATATTAAATTTCAAATGTTAAAATAAAATTGGCAGGTAAACATACAGAGACTTTATCTAATATCTACAACACATGCATTCATTACATGATGAAGAGTATCTTAAAAATTGTCCAAACATATGGAATTAGCTCAAGTAAAAATACATCACAATCATAAAATACCTCCAAGCCAACCTTTTTCTCTAGAAGATCATGTGTATATTCTCTTCTCAAGAATCTCAACGATTCGAAGATAATAAATTCTTAACAATCGGCTTGTAAGATTCCGAATCCAGACACAGGCAAAACTTCGTTAATCCATCGCTGCCTAATTTAAAAGCATATGCTAAACATATACTAATTAAACGTCGTTGTTACTTTTCCAACTGTAATTATAAATAAATAAATATTTATGTCTATTACTATTTAATACTATATACTGTAGAATTGCACGTGGGCAAAAGTTAATAAAACAAAATAACTTTCGTGAGAATTGGCTATAGCTAAATAAGTATACATTCTTTTAACTTCATATACATATATTTATTTAGACTCTATGAGAATGGCGTATGCTTACACGCCTTTTAGTTAAAATACATCTATGTATTTTCCAACTATTAGCGTATTCAATTCTGGAAATAATATATTCCATATACAACCTTTAATTTTTTTCTTTGACATAAAGTTTTTCCATATACATTGATTTGTTTTCTTTTTTCTTTTTGTTTTGTGCTGAGGTGGCAACAATTATCAATTATTTTTCAAAAAACAAACTATTAGTTTAATTCAAAATCTTATACTTGGATAACCGGAAAATGGCATATTCCTCTATGAACTAATTGTTTCCGATTTTTTCACACACGAGCTTTTAAGCCATGCCAAAACCCACATGGACAATGGAAAAGTGGTTTAATCCCCTATGAACTAGTTTTTCTTGGTTTTTTCACACACGAACTTTTAAACCATGCCAAAAAGCACATGAACAACTCTATTTTTTGAATAACATAACACAAACTATAGATTTTTAAACTAATTTCCCTAAAACTGTAAATGGTGTTATTTAAATGTTAACTAGGTTTGTGACAGGAGGAGAGCCAGTTTAATTTGGATTGATAAAAAAAATACTATGTAGTTTTATCCTTCTTCTCTTTTTTTTTGTCAACTGTTCTTCTTTTTCAGAAATAGTTTTACTCTTCGTCATCAATTGGAGATAAAATTTATTTATCTGCAGAAGAATAAAACGTTTTACATGATGCATAAAGAAAGAAAAGCAGCAACTGCTAGCTTACAATCTCCATGTATTGCCACAAGTGACTATAAAATCGGCTCAGTATCCTCAACTGATGATGAAGAGTAGAACGATTTCTGAAAAAAAGAGGAATTGACAAAAAAAAGAAAAAAGAATAAAACGACATAGTATTTTTTTTATCAACCCAAATTAAACCGGCTTTCCACATGTCATAAACCAAGTTGCGTTTAAATTACACCGTTACAGTTTTAGGG includes:
- the LOC106297973 gene encoding uncharacterized protein LOC106297973, which translates into the protein MGQDYSYSQPSSSDEYDITSLIQAEAELYGDEAESNYHIAEPLQYQPQPECDEGIPRICYCGGDPVGAISSMAKDPGRRYFTCPNVDDGDCHIWKWWDVAITEEVREFQTQLRHLKDQGFECEQKLVKLQKTVCELSKEEIGAYYKCLCNGSLSSGLCSSFFRFGGHVSVSKSFKEVKASV